A portion of the Shimia isoporae genome contains these proteins:
- a CDS encoding aminotransferase class I/II-fold pyridoxal phosphate-dependent enzyme → MFPERFSNLPAYAFPRLRALLDHLKPGGPVMHMTIGEPKHAFPDWVAEVIAENAAEFIKYPTNEGTPELLQAISAWIERRYGIAVPPEQVMALNGTREGLYNAAMALCPETKNGKQPIILTPNPFYQVYSVAAASVGAEARFVPATEASGHLPDFAALEPEILDRVAIAYVCSPANPQGAVASETYWRDLIALAEKHDFKVFADECYSEIYRKTPPPGALQVANEMGADPERVLIFHSLSKRSNLAGLRSGFVAGGPESIRRIRQLRNYSGAPLPLPLQRAAEKVWADETHVEENRRLYAEKFDIADDILGDVPGYTSPQAGFFLWLPVEDGERAAVKLWTETGVRVLPGAYLSRDAEGYNPGKGFIRVALVAPKDEVREALTKLRACIYG, encoded by the coding sequence ATGTTCCCCGAGCGGTTTTCGAACCTACCGGCTTATGCGTTTCCGCGCCTGCGTGCGCTGTTGGATCACCTGAAACCAGGTGGGCCTGTGATGCATATGACCATTGGCGAACCCAAACATGCCTTTCCTGATTGGGTCGCGGAGGTCATTGCTGAGAATGCCGCCGAGTTCATCAAGTACCCCACAAACGAAGGCACTCCGGAGCTTCTTCAGGCGATTTCGGCGTGGATTGAACGGCGCTATGGCATTGCGGTGCCCCCGGAACAGGTGATGGCGTTGAACGGGACGCGCGAAGGCCTCTACAACGCGGCGATGGCGCTTTGTCCGGAGACCAAGAACGGCAAGCAACCGATCATCCTGACACCAAACCCCTTTTATCAGGTCTATTCGGTGGCCGCCGCGTCGGTAGGAGCAGAAGCACGGTTTGTGCCTGCAACCGAGGCAAGCGGGCACCTGCCGGATTTCGCTGCATTGGAGCCGGAGATTCTTGATCGCGTTGCGATTGCTTACGTGTGTTCTCCGGCCAACCCCCAAGGCGCTGTGGCCAGCGAAACGTATTGGCGTGATCTGATTGCCTTGGCCGAAAAACACGATTTCAAGGTATTTGCGGACGAGTGTTATTCCGAGATTTACCGAAAAACACCGCCGCCGGGAGCGTTGCAGGTTGCCAATGAGATGGGGGCAGATCCTGAGCGCGTGTTGATTTTCCATTCTCTGTCCAAGCGTTCCAACCTCGCCGGATTGCGCTCCGGTTTTGTGGCAGGTGGGCCGGAGAGCATTCGTCGGATTCGGCAGTTGCGGAATTACTCCGGTGCGCCCTTGCCACTGCCTTTGCAGCGTGCGGCGGAGAAGGTCTGGGCGGACGAAACCCACGTAGAGGAAAATCGTCGTCTATACGCGGAAAAATTCGATATTGCGGACGACATCCTCGGGGATGTGCCCGGATACACCAGCCCACAAGCAGGGTTCTTTCTGTGGCTGCCAGTGGAAGATGGCGAAAGGGCTGCAGTCAAACTTTGGACGGAGACCGGCGTGCGGGTTTTGCCTGGCGCGTATCTGAGCAGAGATGCCGAAGGGTATAACCCAGGCAAGGGATTTATTCGGGTCGCTCTGGTGGCCCCAAAAGACGAAGTGCGGGAGGCGCTGACGAAGCTGCGCGCCTGCATTTACGGATAA
- a CDS encoding amidase, with protein MLHWLEMSAADLGRGIGDGSIDPVALTQAFLGAIDSSDHKDRIYARVTRDRALAEAEAAAERARAGERLSLLDGVPVSWKDLFDTAGVATEAGSLLLKDRVPGRDAEVLRNATAAGLVCLGKTHMSELAFSGLGLNPMTATPPCVNDPKAVPGGSSSGAGASVAFGLAAAGIGSDTGGSVRIPSAWNDLVGLKTTSGRLSNDGVVPLCRSFDTVGPLCRTVEDAALLLAALEGTAPADLNGATLVGKRFAVLETVALEGVREAPMAGFEKALHRMQEAGASLEFLKAGEVARAMDLTGPLFTSEAYGEWRDEIEAAPDLMFDQILERFRAGASFSGPDYVDAWQALEEHRMRWNTRIAGFDAVLLPTSPILPPDAGRLMSDHDYYVTENLLALRNTRIGNLMGSAGVSLPTGVPSCGLMMLGAPMSEERLLRLASATEAVLAS; from the coding sequence ATGTTGCACTGGCTGGAAATGAGCGCGGCGGATTTGGGGCGCGGGATTGGAGACGGATCTATTGACCCGGTTGCGCTGACCCAAGCGTTTTTAGGCGCCATCGACAGCAGCGACCATAAGGACAGAATCTATGCGCGGGTTACACGCGACCGCGCCCTAGCAGAGGCAGAGGCTGCGGCTGAACGCGCTCGAGCGGGCGAACGCTTGTCTTTGCTCGATGGGGTTCCGGTGAGCTGGAAAGATCTTTTTGATACGGCCGGCGTTGCAACAGAAGCGGGATCTCTGCTGCTCAAGGACCGTGTTCCGGGGCGGGATGCGGAAGTGCTGCGCAACGCAACAGCTGCGGGTCTTGTGTGTCTCGGCAAGACGCACATGAGTGAATTGGCTTTCTCCGGTTTGGGGCTAAACCCGATGACGGCAACGCCACCATGCGTGAATGACCCCAAGGCTGTGCCTGGCGGGTCTTCGTCTGGCGCAGGCGCGTCGGTCGCCTTCGGCCTCGCTGCGGCGGGGATAGGGTCGGATACCGGCGGATCGGTCAGAATCCCGTCGGCTTGGAACGATCTCGTGGGGCTGAAGACCACGTCGGGACGTTTGTCCAACGACGGGGTTGTTCCGCTGTGCCGGAGTTTTGATACCGTCGGACCGCTGTGTCGGACAGTTGAAGATGCCGCGCTACTTTTGGCGGCACTCGAAGGCACCGCACCCGCAGATTTGAATGGCGCAACTCTGGTAGGCAAGCGGTTTGCGGTTCTTGAAACAGTGGCTTTGGAAGGCGTGCGAGAAGCCCCGATGGCAGGTTTCGAAAAGGCGCTGCACCGTATGCAGGAGGCGGGTGCATCGTTGGAGTTTCTGAAAGCGGGTGAAGTCGCGCGAGCGATGGATTTGACGGGACCGCTTTTCACTTCTGAGGCATATGGGGAATGGCGCGACGAGATCGAGGCTGCGCCCGATTTGATGTTCGACCAGATACTTGAGCGGTTCCGTGCAGGGGCTTCGTTCTCCGGACCCGATTACGTTGATGCTTGGCAGGCGCTGGAAGAACACCGGATGCGCTGGAACACGCGGATCGCCGGATTTGACGCTGTTCTTTTGCCGACATCTCCTATTTTGCCACCGGACGCGGGCCGCTTGATGAGCGATCACGACTATTACGTCACTGAGAACCTTCTGGCGTTGCGCAACACGCGGATCGGGAATTTGATGGGCAGCGCGGGCGTTTCTCTCCCGACAGGTGTACCAAGTTGTGGTCTGATGATGCTCGGGGCACCCATGTCAGAAGAGCGACTGCTCAGATTGGCTTCGGCAACAGAAGCGGTGTTGGCCTCCTGA
- a CDS encoding FAD-dependent monooxygenase, translating into MSFDTDILIAGGGLNGPALALALSRAGFTVTVVDARPATTRASDNFDGRGYALALASKRLLDKIGIWDGVAANAQPMLDIKVSDGRAGEGPSPFFLHFDHTELEEGPMGYMLEDRFLYRAFLAAMEADEAITLVPETGVTDQSVDATGVTATLSDGTTRRARLLVGCDGRQSGVAQRAGIRRTGWGYGQTALVCAIAHEKPHDGVAHQFFMPPGPLAILPLPGNMSSIVWSETEENAKRINALGDEDYLAVLRPRFGDFLGEISLAGARFTYPLGLTVANDFVADRVALVGDAAHGMHPIAGQGLNAGLRDVAALTQILTEAKSRGEDISAIQVLERYQEWRRFDTQALVAATDLTNKLFSNDNPLLRAGRDIGMGLIGRVPALRRTFMREAAGLTGELPDLMR; encoded by the coding sequence ATGAGCTTTGACACCGATATCCTCATCGCCGGAGGCGGTCTTAACGGACCCGCCCTTGCCCTCGCCCTGTCCCGCGCGGGCTTCACCGTGACTGTGGTCGACGCGCGCCCGGCCACGACGCGGGCGAGCGACAATTTTGATGGCCGAGGCTACGCGCTGGCCCTGGCGTCCAAGAGGCTTCTGGACAAAATTGGCATCTGGGATGGGGTCGCGGCCAACGCTCAACCGATGCTGGATATCAAAGTGTCCGATGGCCGAGCGGGTGAAGGCCCCTCACCATTCTTTCTGCATTTTGATCACACCGAGCTTGAAGAAGGCCCCATGGGCTACATGCTCGAAGACCGCTTTCTTTACCGGGCCTTCCTTGCTGCAATGGAGGCCGACGAGGCGATCACTTTGGTGCCCGAAACCGGTGTCACGGACCAATCCGTCGATGCGACAGGCGTAACAGCGACACTGTCTGACGGCACAACCCGACGCGCACGTCTATTGGTTGGCTGCGATGGTCGCCAGTCCGGTGTGGCCCAGCGCGCAGGAATAAGGCGTACTGGCTGGGGCTACGGTCAAACCGCACTGGTCTGCGCAATTGCGCATGAGAAGCCCCACGATGGCGTGGCGCACCAGTTTTTCATGCCCCCCGGCCCGCTTGCGATCCTGCCATTGCCCGGCAACATGTCATCAATCGTCTGGTCTGAAACCGAGGAAAACGCAAAGCGGATAAACGCGCTCGGCGACGAGGACTATCTCGCAGTTCTCCGTCCCCGTTTCGGCGACTTCCTCGGCGAAATATCTCTGGCCGGGGCGCGTTTCACTTACCCGCTTGGCCTTACCGTGGCGAACGATTTCGTGGCTGACCGCGTGGCGCTGGTTGGTGACGCTGCGCACGGCATGCATCCGATTGCCGGACAGGGGCTCAACGCTGGCCTGCGCGACGTGGCCGCGCTCACCCAAATTCTCACCGAAGCCAAATCTCGCGGCGAGGATATTTCCGCCATTCAGGTTCTTGAGCGCTATCAGGAGTGGCGCCGCTTTGACACACAAGCCCTCGTTGCCGCCACAGATCTCACCAACAAACTGTTTTCCAACGACAATCCGCTACTCCGCGCCGGCCGCGACATTGGCATGGGGCTGATCGGCCGCGTTCCCGCCCTACGCCGTACTTTTATGCGGGAGGCCGCAGGGCTCACAGGCGAACTGCCTGACCTCATGCGATAA
- a CDS encoding Trm112 family protein: MTEKTSEPGFDRRMLEALVCPETRATLEYDAERQELVSRGAGLAFPIRNGIPVMLVDEARTLD; encoded by the coding sequence ATGACTGAGAAAACGTCTGAGCCAGGGTTTGACCGGCGGATGCTGGAAGCGCTGGTGTGCCCCGAAACGCGGGCTACGCTTGAATACGACGCAGAGAGACAGGAACTTGTGTCTCGCGGTGCTGGATTGGCGTTTCCGATCCGGAACGGTATTCCGGTTATGCTTGTGGATGAGGCGCGTACTCTGGACTAG
- a CDS encoding LON peptidase substrate-binding domain-containing protein has product MIKAADLPDTIAVFPLPGALLLPRSRLPLHIFEPRYLAMLDDVLKTPERMIGMVQPNEVPGREGPGLQTIGCAGRITQFTETEDNRYLITLTGVSRFRIQAEVDGFTPYRRCNVDWVGFDRDLGSTEHDEAFQRPAFLSLLKRYFEQLELQTDWETLKDADDELLINSLSMLLDFGAEDKQALLEAPSLRTRRETLVTLLEFAMRGGGGEDLIQ; this is encoded by the coding sequence ATGATCAAGGCGGCTGATCTTCCTGACACGATCGCGGTATTCCCTCTTCCGGGGGCGCTTTTGTTGCCGCGGTCGCGTCTTCCTCTGCACATTTTTGAACCTCGATATCTTGCGATGTTGGATGACGTGCTCAAAACGCCGGAGCGCATGATCGGTATGGTGCAGCCAAATGAAGTGCCTGGCAGGGAAGGCCCGGGACTTCAGACGATCGGCTGTGCTGGCAGGATTACCCAGTTTACCGAAACAGAAGACAACCGTTACCTGATCACGCTGACAGGAGTGTCGCGGTTTCGCATTCAGGCCGAGGTGGACGGGTTCACGCCATATCGGCGATGCAACGTCGACTGGGTCGGGTTTGATCGTGATCTGGGATCAACCGAACACGACGAAGCATTTCAGCGGCCTGCATTTTTGTCACTTTTGAAGCGGTATTTCGAGCAGTTGGAGTTGCAGACGGACTGGGAAACGCTCAAGGATGCCGACGACGAGCTGCTGATCAATTCGCTGTCGATGCTGCTGGACTTCGGGGCTGAAGACAAGCAGGCCTTGCTTGAGGCACCGAGCCTGAGAACACGGCGGGAAACTTTGGTCACGCTGTTGGAATTCGCGATGCGCGGTGGCGGCGGAGAGGACTTGATACAATGA
- a CDS encoding tetratricopeptide repeat protein codes for MLELGQGNGAAAPANGDLIKDVSEATFMADVVDASMTVPVIVDFWAPWCGPCKTLGPALEAAVTAAGGAVKMAKINVDENQAIAGQMRVQSIPTVYAFFQGQPIDGFQGALPQSEIDAFVAKVVEAGGGEVPDGGLADALAAAEEMLEAGAAQDAAETFAAILEQDTESVAAFAGLARANIALGALDQAEAVLNGAPAAFADAPEVEAAHAQLALARQAENAGPVAELRAAVAADAGNHQARLDLAQALHGAGEVEAAVDELLELFRRDREWNDGAAKTQLFTIFDALPANDPVVLNGRRKLSSLIFA; via the coding sequence ATGCTTGAACTTGGACAAGGCAACGGTGCCGCAGCGCCGGCCAATGGCGATCTGATCAAAGACGTCTCTGAGGCAACTTTCATGGCCGACGTGGTGGACGCGTCTATGACTGTGCCGGTGATCGTGGATTTCTGGGCGCCGTGGTGCGGACCGTGCAAAACGCTTGGTCCGGCGCTTGAGGCGGCGGTTACCGCGGCTGGCGGCGCGGTGAAGATGGCGAAGATCAACGTTGATGAAAATCAGGCTATTGCCGGTCAGATGCGCGTGCAGTCGATCCCTACGGTTTATGCATTTTTCCAAGGTCAGCCGATCGATGGTTTCCAAGGCGCACTGCCGCAGAGCGAGATTGATGCATTTGTTGCCAAAGTTGTCGAAGCGGGAGGTGGTGAGGTGCCAGATGGCGGTCTTGCGGACGCCCTCGCCGCGGCTGAGGAGATGCTAGAAGCCGGAGCAGCCCAAGACGCGGCGGAAACCTTTGCCGCCATTCTTGAGCAGGACACCGAGAGTGTTGCTGCATTTGCAGGGCTGGCACGCGCCAACATTGCTCTGGGAGCTCTGGATCAGGCAGAGGCTGTTCTGAATGGAGCGCCTGCAGCCTTTGCAGATGCGCCTGAAGTAGAAGCGGCACACGCTCAGTTGGCTTTGGCGCGGCAGGCTGAAAACGCGGGACCGGTTGCGGAATTGCGGGCGGCAGTTGCGGCAGATGCGGGCAATCACCAGGCGCGGCTTGATCTGGCGCAGGCGCTGCATGGCGCTGGAGAGGTTGAGGCGGCGGTCGACGAACTGCTCGAGTTGTTCCGACGGGATCGCGAGTGGAACGATGGTGCGGCGAAGACGCAGCTTTTCACTATTTTTGATGCTCTGCCAGCCAATGATCCCGTGGTTCTGAACGGTCGCCGTAAGTTGAGTTCGTTGATCTTTGCCTGA
- a CDS encoding exodeoxyribonuclease III has translation MSFTLATWNINSVRLREPIVLKLMEEEAPDVLCLQECKSPVEKIPLEGFAALGYTHMVARGQKGYNGVAILSKIPMEEAGSEDFADLGHARHIAGKLENGVTIHNFYVPAGGDVPDREKNEKFGQKLDYLTGMRDWFHKETPQKSVLVGDLNIAPREDDVWDHKKLLKIVSHTPIEVEHLAETQDAGGWVDVTRQDIPDGKLYSWWSYRARDWDAADKGRRLDHVWATGDISAAAHGSRVLRDARGWEKPSDHAPVFATFDL, from the coding sequence ATGTCCTTTACTCTTGCTACCTGGAACATCAATTCGGTGCGGCTGCGGGAGCCGATTGTGCTGAAGCTGATGGAGGAGGAAGCGCCGGACGTGTTGTGCCTTCAGGAGTGTAAAAGCCCCGTTGAAAAGATCCCTTTGGAGGGTTTTGCGGCGCTTGGCTATACGCATATGGTGGCGCGGGGACAGAAGGGTTACAACGGCGTCGCGATCTTGTCGAAGATACCGATGGAAGAAGCAGGCAGCGAGGATTTCGCTGATCTGGGGCATGCGCGGCATATAGCGGGCAAGCTGGAAAACGGGGTCACCATCCACAACTTTTATGTGCCGGCCGGCGGGGATGTTCCAGATCGGGAAAAGAACGAGAAGTTCGGACAGAAGCTCGATTACCTAACTGGCATGCGCGATTGGTTCCACAAAGAGACGCCGCAGAAATCGGTGTTGGTGGGCGATTTGAACATTGCGCCCCGCGAAGACGATGTCTGGGACCACAAGAAGCTTCTGAAGATTGTGAGTCACACGCCGATCGAGGTGGAACACTTGGCGGAGACGCAGGACGCCGGTGGGTGGGTGGATGTCACTCGTCAGGATATTCCGGATGGCAAACTGTACAGTTGGTGGAGCTACCGTGCGCGCGATTGGGACGCGGCAGACAAGGGACGGCGGCTGGATCACGTCTGGGCAACGGGAGACATTTCGGCCGCTGCACATGGCAGCCGCGTTCTGCGGGATGCGCGCGGTTGGGAAAAACCGAGCGATCATGCGCCGGTATTCGCAACGTTTGATCTGTAA
- a CDS encoding response regulator transcription factor produces the protein MAQLKKILLVDDDEDLREALSEQLVMTEDFDVFEAGNGAEAMSRVKEGLYDIIILDVGLPDTDGRELCRLMRKQGVKSPILMLTGHDSDADTILGLDSGANDYVTKPFKFPVLLARIRAQLRQHEQSEDAVFVLGPYTFKPAMKMLITEDERKIRLTEKETNILKYLYRSTDGVVARDVLLHEVWGYNAGVTTHTLETHIYRLRQKIEPDPSNARLLVTESGGYRLVA, from the coding sequence ATGGCACAGTTGAAGAAAATCCTGCTGGTCGACGACGACGAAGACCTGCGCGAGGCGCTCTCCGAGCAACTTGTGATGACCGAGGATTTTGACGTGTTCGAGGCTGGCAATGGGGCCGAGGCCATGAGCCGCGTCAAGGAAGGTCTTTACGATATTATTATTCTGGACGTTGGTTTGCCGGACACGGACGGGCGCGAGTTGTGCCGCCTGATGCGAAAGCAGGGCGTGAAGAGCCCGATCCTGATGCTTACTGGACACGACAGTGACGCGGACACCATTCTGGGTTTGGACAGCGGCGCGAATGATTATGTGACAAAACCGTTCAAGTTTCCGGTGCTTCTGGCGCGGATCCGCGCCCAGCTGCGGCAACACGAACAGTCCGAAGACGCAGTATTCGTGCTTGGCCCATACACGTTCAAACCTGCGATGAAGATGCTGATTACCGAGGATGAACGCAAAATCCGTCTGACAGAGAAAGAGACCAACATTCTCAAGTATCTCTACCGCTCGACGGATGGCGTGGTCGCTCGAGATGTTCTGCTGCATGAAGTTTGGGGCTATAACGCGGGTGTGACGACGCACACGCTGGAAACCCACATTTATCGCCTGCGTCAGAAGATCGAGCCCGATCCCAGCAACGCCCGCCTGCTTGTGACAGAAAGCGGTGGGTACAGATTGGTAGCGTGA
- the ribA gene encoding GTP cyclohydrolase II encodes MSFSPDIIERIARARADLRMGVPIVMTGGGKAVLIMSAETLDRDRLADLRNLGGVPHLVVTGRRAETLKARAYDGDIARVRLPADADLKWLRSIADPADDLMSPMKGPLATEREGNADLHRAAIKLVKSAQLLPAALALTLENAATFALDHGLTVIPADLAAPHLTSTSPLHPVVHARLPIRAADAGRLHIFRPEDGGEEHYAIEIGRPPRDKPVLARLHSACFTGDVLGSLKCDCGPQLNAALMQMGTEGEGVLLYLNQEGRGIGLANKMRAYSLQDQGFDTVEANHRLGFEDDERDFRIGAKILKEMGFSSVRLLTNNPRKIEMMEATGISVAERVALKVGENAYNSAYLATKASKSGHML; translated from the coding sequence ATGAGTTTTTCGCCCGACATCATAGAACGTATTGCCCGCGCCCGCGCCGATTTGCGCATGGGGGTCCCGATCGTCATGACCGGCGGCGGCAAGGCTGTTCTGATTATGTCAGCCGAAACCCTGGATCGCGACCGCCTTGCGGACTTGCGCAACTTGGGAGGAGTTCCGCACCTGGTCGTCACCGGCCGACGCGCCGAAACACTTAAGGCCCGCGCCTATGACGGCGACATTGCACGTGTGCGCCTGCCTGCCGACGCCGACCTAAAATGGCTGCGCAGTATTGCCGATCCCGCTGACGACCTGATGAGCCCGATGAAAGGTCCTCTGGCAACAGAACGTGAGGGGAATGCGGACTTGCATCGTGCCGCAATAAAGCTGGTGAAATCTGCTCAGCTGTTGCCCGCCGCCCTTGCCCTCACACTGGAAAACGCCGCAACCTTCGCTCTGGATCACGGATTAACAGTTATTCCGGCCGATCTGGCCGCGCCGCATCTGACTTCGACCAGCCCCCTGCATCCGGTGGTTCACGCGCGCTTGCCGATCCGCGCAGCCGACGCTGGGCGCCTGCACATTTTCCGCCCCGAAGACGGTGGAGAAGAACACTATGCAATCGAAATAGGACGCCCTCCTCGCGACAAACCGGTTTTGGCACGCCTGCATTCAGCCTGTTTCACAGGCGACGTTCTTGGCTCTCTGAAATGCGACTGCGGTCCACAACTCAATGCCGCTTTGATGCAAATGGGCACCGAGGGCGAAGGCGTTTTGCTTTATCTCAATCAAGAAGGCCGCGGCATCGGCCTCGCCAACAAAATGCGCGCCTACTCGCTTCAGGATCAGGGATTTGACACGGTAGAAGCCAATCATCGCCTTGGTTTTGAAGATGACGAACGCGACTTCCGCATCGGAGCCAAGATACTAAAAGAAATGGGTTTTTCTTCGGTACGTCTTTTGACAAACAACCCGCGCAAGATCGAGATGATGGAAGCCACAGGCATATCCGTTGCCGAACGTGTGGCGCTCAAAGTTGGCGAAAACGCTTATAACAGCGCCTACCTCGCGACCAAGGCCAGCAAATCGGGCCACATGCTGTGA
- a CDS encoding L,D-transpeptidase family protein translates to MTPFDLVLTNRGVRFMGRYFPCSVGKGGIRSDKREGDGATPRGLHSITGLLYRADRMSQPAPWAQPIGKDDLWSDASGDAQYNQQVHAPYAHSHEKLRRADPLYDLVLLTDWNWPRAEVGKGSAIFLHTWRRRGFPTEGCIAFRRDHMHFIARNAVPGTRVIVP, encoded by the coding sequence GTGACCCCGTTTGACCTCGTTCTGACCAATCGGGGTGTGCGGTTTATGGGGCGTTATTTCCCCTGTTCCGTTGGCAAGGGCGGCATCCGAAGCGACAAGCGGGAAGGCGACGGCGCAACTCCGCGCGGGCTCCATTCTATCACGGGGCTCCTTTATCGGGCGGATCGCATGTCACAGCCTGCGCCTTGGGCTCAACCGATTGGCAAGGACGATCTCTGGTCTGATGCCAGCGGCGACGCTCAATATAATCAACAGGTCCATGCGCCCTACGCGCACAGCCATGAGAAACTTCGGCGCGCCGATCCTCTGTACGATTTGGTTCTGCTGACCGACTGGAACTGGCCTCGCGCAGAGGTTGGGAAGGGTTCCGCCATATTTCTACACACGTGGCGTCGACGTGGATTTCCAACAGAAGGCTGTATCGCCTTCCGCCGGGACCACATGCATTTCATCGCGCGAAATGCGGTGCCTGGTACGCGCGTTATCGTGCCATGA
- a CDS encoding YggS family pyridoxal phosphate-dependent enzyme — MSLSEITARIHKAEELAGRTVGETQLIAVSKRQPDARVAEVLEAGHRVFGENQVQEAAGKWPGFKEQFGDVAVHLLGPLQTNKARQAIGLFDVIHSLDRPKLANTVARLAQETGGCPDLFIQVNTGEEPQKAGVLLDDVDRFVTECRDMDLPIVGLMCIPPIEEEPSLHFALLAKLAARNGLSGLSMGMSGDFERAVALGATHVRVGSAIFGERPTQT, encoded by the coding sequence TTGTCGCTGAGCGAAATCACCGCCCGAATCCACAAAGCTGAGGAACTTGCCGGACGCACGGTGGGAGAAACCCAGTTGATTGCGGTGTCCAAACGCCAGCCTGACGCCCGCGTTGCTGAAGTGCTTGAAGCGGGACATCGGGTGTTTGGCGAGAACCAGGTGCAGGAAGCGGCTGGAAAATGGCCGGGTTTCAAAGAGCAATTTGGTGATGTGGCTGTGCATCTGCTTGGGCCGTTGCAAACAAACAAAGCGCGTCAGGCAATAGGGCTTTTTGACGTGATCCATTCTCTGGACCGACCAAAACTAGCAAACACCGTGGCACGACTGGCGCAGGAGACAGGTGGATGTCCTGATCTGTTCATACAGGTAAACACCGGCGAGGAACCGCAAAAAGCAGGGGTCCTGTTGGATGATGTGGACAGATTTGTGACCGAGTGTCGGGACATGGATCTGCCAATCGTGGGCTTAATGTGCATCCCGCCGATCGAAGAAGAACCATCATTGCATTTTGCATTGCTTGCGAAACTGGCAGCGCGGAACGGGCTTAGCGGGCTGAGTATGGGCATGAGCGGCGACTTTGAGCGGGCGGTGGCGTTGGGCGCGACGCACGTTCGGGTGGGTTCGGCAATTTTCGGAGAGCGCCCGACGCAAACGTGA
- a CDS encoding porin, translating into MKNVLLASSALILTAGAAAADITFSGSARFGAIYDSSLTGSDDKLGIHNRFTLNIDAATETDSGIEFFARVRIRGENEGNGATSSSGVSAPRVGLRANGVEFAVGNIEGAIEEMPGLYDGEVGLTALGDLNAVGKTARTDDNWDSFSSAGGGANGAEVKYSANGFSTHLSHSPVSGRTALFAAYEQSNWFVSGGVQSGEVAIDDKVIVTAGATFGNYGIGAGYADNDGTSKWRLSGTAQVGSDTMLTAFVAEDDSATETLWGVGFNHGLGGARLVGGVVSDENGENQADLGVRFKF; encoded by the coding sequence ATGAAAAACGTTCTCCTCGCGTCTTCCGCGCTGATCCTCACCGCTGGTGCTGCGGCTGCGGATATCACCTTCTCCGGCTCCGCCCGCTTCGGTGCCATCTATGACTCGTCGCTGACGGGCTCTGATGACAAGCTGGGTATTCACAACCGTTTCACCCTGAACATCGACGCCGCAACTGAAACCGACTCCGGCATCGAGTTCTTTGCCCGCGTTCGTATTCGTGGCGAAAACGAAGGCAACGGCGCAACGTCTTCTTCCGGTGTGTCCGCGCCTCGTGTTGGTCTGCGGGCGAATGGCGTCGAATTTGCAGTTGGCAACATCGAAGGTGCCATCGAGGAAATGCCCGGCCTTTATGACGGTGAAGTTGGTCTGACCGCTCTGGGCGATTTGAACGCGGTTGGTAAGACAGCGCGTACCGATGACAACTGGGACTCGTTCAGCTCTGCCGGTGGCGGTGCGAACGGTGCCGAAGTGAAATACTCGGCCAACGGTTTCTCGACACATTTGTCTCATAGTCCGGTCAGCGGCCGCACAGCGTTGTTTGCGGCTTACGAGCAATCCAACTGGTTTGTCTCTGGCGGCGTGCAATCCGGCGAAGTGGCGATCGACGACAAGGTCATTGTCACCGCGGGAGCGACCTTCGGGAACTACGGCATTGGCGCGGGTTACGCGGACAACGACGGCACCTCCAAGTGGCGTCTGAGCGGAACAGCACAAGTTGGGTCCGATACTATGCTTACCGCCTTTGTTGCGGAAGATGACTCCGCGACCGAAACCCTCTGGGGCGTAGGCTTCAATCATGGCCTTGGCGGCGCACGTCTTGTTGGTGGTGTTGTCTCTGACGAAAACGGCGAAAACCAGGCTGACCTTGGTGTTCGGTTCAAGTTCTAA